Proteins co-encoded in one Natronorubrum daqingense genomic window:
- a CDS encoding bacteriorhodopsin, protein MIPELEMYRIGAAITALATVAFLVWVARKPAGLRRYYLPVPIICGTLSLAYLGMSLELLRFTTPDGEPVALTRYVEYYVATPIMVVLAGMIAGASRRQLITLVVLVFAWISVTIVGVFQTPPEALVLNGLTVVVLGVLIYTLVWPVTARSGETSGERVLLYGKLRNLLLLLWIGYLVIGVISRQGIGLLDAFGGIFVGAYLDIATRIGFGILVLRATDAMVDLRDATTGGDSDGTDVTFSDSSATDTEIGSDTDPDIEPAD, encoded by the coding sequence ATGATTCCCGAACTCGAGATGTACCGAATCGGTGCGGCGATCACGGCGCTCGCGACGGTCGCGTTCCTCGTGTGGGTCGCCCGCAAGCCGGCGGGACTCCGTCGGTACTACCTGCCGGTGCCGATCATCTGTGGTACGCTCTCGCTCGCGTACCTCGGGATGTCACTCGAGTTGCTTCGGTTTACGACGCCCGATGGCGAGCCGGTCGCGTTGACGCGTTACGTCGAGTACTACGTCGCGACGCCGATCATGGTCGTCCTCGCCGGTATGATCGCCGGCGCGAGTCGGCGACAACTCATCACGCTCGTCGTTCTCGTGTTCGCGTGGATCAGCGTGACGATCGTCGGCGTCTTTCAGACGCCACCGGAGGCGCTGGTGCTGAACGGACTGACGGTCGTCGTACTCGGAGTGCTCATCTACACGCTCGTCTGGCCGGTAACGGCACGCTCGGGCGAGACGAGTGGCGAACGGGTGTTGCTCTACGGAAAGCTCCGGAACCTGTTGTTGTTACTCTGGATCGGCTACCTCGTGATCGGTGTCATCTCTCGGCAGGGAATTGGCTTGCTCGATGCCTTCGGCGGCATCTTCGTCGGTGCGTACCTCGACATCGCGACGCGGATCGGATTTGGCATCCTCGTCCTCCGGGCGACGGACGCGATGGTCGACCTGCGAGACGCCACAACGGGTGGGGACTCCGACGGCACCGACGTCACGTTCTCGGACTCGAGCGCGACGGACACCGAGATTGGCTCCGATACCGACCCCGACATCGAACCGGCCGACTGA
- a CDS encoding methyl-accepting chemotaxis protein, whose protein sequence is MALEDYTPDRLRRSYSVKIGVIFVAVAVLTIFVSALFFAHASGAVGATAEQQFSDHAEDRSDVAAEWLETNAATADGLAADTSVDDGDTDAIDDRFAEVQADRDDRITELHYLDGDGEVLASSASDATGEDFAISVDGETDGPTAPHDSLSGDGDVLSHVVSAPADEGEDRYVALSAPASGLESVIEPNDDYRTVVTDNEGEALLAAGTEADVGDEAVLAALSGDDADIATGTPDDATQEYAGTTAAITDGETPLQLTTYGAEADVFGAHNVATASVATLAFVFVINLGFVGIVLGGNLSLKLRRLADKAEQMGDGNLTVDLETNRVDEVGSLYDSFGTMRDDLDTTMADLEDERERAREAQRQTARRNRELEAEAQRFGDVMSACAGGDLQQRLDPETDHEAMVEIADSFNEMITDLERAVAQVERISQDVAHTSTEVQTSSEEISRASEEVSASIQEISDGSSAQAEDLETATTEVKELSATVEEVAAATSTIADQSSQVDDLATDGQVAATELTDEMHDAGERTDTVASTIHDLEREAEQIQQVVELIDDIAAQTNMLALNAAIESARSGSASGDGEGFQAVADEVKELAEQTQEAVDDVEAMIESVQQRATTSVEQIEATEETIGAATHQVETLADSLDRIALEIEQVTAGVQEIDQATDEQATSTEELATIVQDVASVAAETTSQAQQVAAAAEETTATITDVSAEATRLDDRAMELADAVDQFSVSADGGDDGSHLVFSDAGGEDR, encoded by the coding sequence ATGGCACTCGAGGATTACACCCCAGACCGGCTCAGACGATCGTACAGTGTGAAAATCGGCGTGATATTCGTCGCGGTAGCCGTGTTGACGATTTTCGTCTCCGCGCTCTTTTTCGCCCACGCGTCGGGCGCAGTCGGGGCGACGGCCGAGCAGCAGTTCAGCGACCACGCCGAGGATCGAAGCGACGTCGCGGCCGAGTGGCTCGAGACGAACGCCGCGACGGCCGACGGTCTCGCTGCGGATACGAGCGTCGACGACGGTGATACTGACGCGATAGACGACCGCTTTGCCGAGGTGCAAGCCGATCGTGACGACCGGATCACCGAATTACATTATCTCGACGGCGACGGCGAGGTCCTCGCCAGCAGTGCGAGCGACGCGACCGGCGAGGATTTCGCCATTAGCGTCGACGGCGAAACGGACGGGCCGACCGCGCCACACGACTCGCTCTCGGGTGACGGGGACGTCCTCTCACACGTTGTGAGTGCCCCCGCGGACGAGGGTGAGGACCGGTACGTCGCCCTCTCGGCACCGGCGAGCGGCCTCGAGTCCGTGATCGAACCGAACGACGACTACCGAACGGTCGTCACCGACAATGAGGGCGAGGCGCTCCTCGCAGCCGGCACCGAAGCCGACGTGGGTGACGAGGCCGTACTCGCCGCTCTCTCGGGTGACGACGCCGATATCGCCACCGGAACGCCCGACGACGCGACTCAGGAGTACGCCGGCACGACGGCGGCTATCACAGACGGTGAGACGCCCCTTCAGCTCACGACCTACGGCGCTGAAGCGGACGTCTTCGGCGCGCACAACGTCGCGACGGCGAGCGTTGCGACGCTCGCGTTCGTCTTCGTCATCAACCTCGGCTTCGTCGGCATCGTCCTCGGCGGCAACCTCTCGCTGAAACTCCGCCGCCTCGCGGACAAGGCCGAACAGATGGGTGATGGCAACCTCACAGTCGACCTCGAGACGAACCGGGTCGACGAGGTCGGCAGTCTCTACGACTCCTTTGGCACGATGCGTGACGACCTCGACACGACGATGGCAGACCTCGAGGACGAACGCGAACGCGCACGCGAGGCCCAGCGCCAGACGGCGCGGCGAAACCGCGAACTCGAGGCCGAAGCCCAGCGCTTTGGCGACGTGATGTCCGCGTGCGCTGGCGGGGACCTTCAGCAGCGACTCGACCCCGAAACGGACCACGAAGCGATGGTCGAGATCGCCGACTCGTTCAACGAGATGATTACGGATCTCGAACGGGCGGTGGCCCAGGTCGAGCGCATCTCCCAGGACGTCGCGCACACGAGCACCGAAGTTCAGACGAGTTCCGAGGAGATTAGCCGAGCCAGCGAGGAAGTCAGCGCGTCGATTCAGGAAATTTCGGACGGGTCCTCTGCGCAGGCTGAGGACCTCGAGACGGCGACGACGGAAGTCAAGGAGCTGTCGGCGACCGTCGAGGAGGTCGCCGCGGCGACGAGTACGATCGCAGACCAATCGAGTCAGGTCGACGATCTGGCGACGGACGGCCAGGTGGCGGCGACGGAACTCACCGACGAGATGCACGACGCCGGCGAGCGAACTGACACCGTCGCGTCGACGATTCACGACCTCGAGCGCGAGGCCGAACAGATTCAACAGGTCGTCGAACTGATCGACGACATCGCGGCGCAGACGAACATGCTGGCGTTGAACGCGGCGATCGAATCCGCTCGCTCGGGAAGCGCGTCGGGAGACGGCGAGGGATTCCAGGCCGTCGCGGACGAGGTCAAGGAACTCGCAGAGCAGACCCAGGAAGCAGTCGACGACGTCGAAGCAATGATCGAATCGGTACAACAGCGGGCGACGACCAGTGTCGAACAGATCGAGGCGACCGAGGAAACGATCGGCGCTGCAACCCATCAGGTCGAAACGCTCGCGGACAGCCTCGATCGGATCGCCTTGGAGATCGAACAGGTGACTGCGGGGGTCCAGGAGATCGATCAGGCGACGGACGAACAGGCGACGTCCACCGAGGAACTCGCGACGATCGTTCAAGACGTCGCGAGCGTCGCCGCGGAGACGACTTCACAGGCCCAGCAAGTCGCCGCCGCGGCCGAAGAGACGACGGCGACGATCACCGACGTCTCCGCAGAAGCGACTCGACTCGACGACCGAGCGATGGAACTCGCCGACGCCGTCGACCAGTTCAGCGTTTCTGCAGACGGGGGCGACGACGGTTCACACCTCGTCTTTTCGGACGCCGGAGGTGAGGACCGATGA
- the leuS gene encoding leucine--tRNA ligase, with protein sequence MSDAGYDHAAVERRWQEAWDDEDAYRTPDDVEDPTYVLGMYPYPSGKLHMGHVRNYTITDAYARYRRMQGEEVLHPMGWDAFGLPAENAAKERDTNPRDWTFDCIDTMREQMNAMGFGYDWEREIATCTPEYYQWNQWLFSRFHDEGLVERRDAEVNWCPHCETVLADEQVEGEAELCWRCDTPVEQRELEQWFLQITKYADELLEAIDDLEGWPNSVRQMQRNWIGRQYGTELDFDISGHGSVTAFTTRVDTIHGATFFALAPDHPISEAVAAEDDDVRHFIEEKADPEGDEPNGVATDLTATNPATGEEIPVYVADFVLSDVGTGALMAVPGHDERDHAFAQKMDEEIVPVIAPEPEAGEEPVIPDVSEEAFTDDGVLVNSGEYDGLESETARERLTADIESAEEATQYQLRDWGISRQRYWGTPIPVIHCHDDCGAVMVPDEDLPVELPEFINTTGNPLDAADEWKQTTCPDCGGEATRETDTMDTFVDSSWYPLRFVSPDLEDAPFDLEQANDWLPVDQYVGGIEHAVMHLLYSRFFTKVLADHEGLAHREPFTNLLAQGMVQLEGEKMSKSKGNVVSPQRIVEEYGADTARLFMMQAAQPERDFDWSEEGVRSTYAYLSRLTEMVADITADEPDGEDDAVASYVRAEIDATVAIASAEYDELTFNRALRETQDLTRTLRQYAAHTDPHAETYRRGLSVVVRLLAPVAPHLAEELWEELGQDGLVVDAEWPAAEIDRERVTKRRQLVQNTREDIRDIVDVAGIEDPEAIEVVVAPEWKYDALEIAIESDADNLIGELMQESHIREQGDAAASYGQDLQAEREALSTTLDSEAEHAALESAAWLIEREFDAPVSVVHAVEVPESVHKNAEPGRPAIEIED encoded by the coding sequence ATGAGCGACGCGGGATACGACCACGCGGCGGTCGAACGACGCTGGCAGGAGGCGTGGGACGACGAAGACGCCTATCGGACGCCGGACGACGTCGAGGATCCAACGTACGTCCTCGGCATGTACCCGTATCCGTCGGGTAAACTCCACATGGGCCACGTCAGAAATTACACGATTACGGACGCCTACGCTCGATACCGGCGGATGCAGGGCGAGGAAGTCCTCCACCCGATGGGCTGGGACGCCTTCGGCCTCCCCGCAGAGAACGCGGCCAAAGAGCGCGACACCAACCCCCGCGACTGGACGTTCGACTGTATCGACACGATGCGCGAGCAGATGAACGCGATGGGCTTTGGCTACGACTGGGAGCGCGAAATCGCGACCTGCACGCCCGAGTACTACCAGTGGAACCAGTGGCTCTTCTCCCGGTTCCACGACGAAGGACTCGTCGAGCGTCGCGACGCCGAGGTCAACTGGTGTCCCCACTGTGAAACCGTGCTGGCCGACGAACAGGTCGAAGGCGAGGCCGAACTCTGCTGGCGCTGTGACACACCCGTCGAGCAACGCGAACTCGAGCAGTGGTTCCTCCAAATTACCAAGTACGCCGACGAGTTGTTGGAAGCGATCGACGACCTGGAGGGGTGGCCGAACTCGGTTCGCCAGATGCAACGCAACTGGATCGGCCGCCAGTACGGCACGGAACTGGATTTCGATATTTCGGGCCACGGATCGGTGACGGCCTTCACCACCCGCGTCGACACCATCCACGGTGCGACTTTCTTCGCGCTCGCACCGGACCACCCGATCAGCGAGGCAGTCGCAGCCGAAGACGATGACGTTCGCCACTTCATCGAGGAGAAGGCCGACCCCGAGGGCGACGAGCCAAACGGCGTCGCGACCGACCTGACGGCGACCAACCCCGCAACGGGCGAGGAAATTCCCGTCTACGTCGCAGATTTCGTCCTCTCTGACGTCGGAACGGGCGCGCTGATGGCCGTTCCGGGCCACGACGAGCGCGACCACGCCTTTGCCCAGAAGATGGACGAGGAGATCGTCCCCGTCATCGCACCCGAACCCGAAGCGGGCGAGGAGCCGGTGATTCCAGACGTCAGCGAGGAGGCGTTCACCGACGACGGCGTCCTCGTAAACTCCGGGGAGTACGACGGCCTCGAGAGCGAAACGGCTCGAGAGCGACTCACCGCGGACATCGAGAGCGCCGAGGAAGCGACTCAGTACCAGCTACGCGACTGGGGGATCTCCCGCCAGCGCTACTGGGGGACGCCGATTCCGGTCATCCATTGTCACGACGACTGCGGGGCCGTGATGGTTCCCGACGAGGACCTGCCGGTCGAGTTACCGGAGTTCATCAACACCACCGGAAATCCGCTGGACGCGGCCGATGAGTGGAAGCAGACGACCTGTCCGGACTGTGGCGGCGAGGCAACTCGCGAAACGGACACGATGGATACCTTCGTCGACTCCTCGTGGTACCCGCTGCGGTTCGTCTCGCCGGACCTCGAGGACGCGCCGTTCGACCTCGAGCAGGCGAACGACTGGCTGCCGGTCGATCAGTACGTCGGCGGCATCGAACACGCCGTGATGCACCTGCTGTACTCGCGTTTCTTTACGAAGGTGCTCGCCGATCACGAGGGCTTAGCGCACCGCGAACCCTTCACGAACCTGCTGGCACAGGGGATGGTCCAACTCGAGGGTGAGAAGATGTCCAAGTCGAAGGGCAACGTCGTCTCGCCCCAGCGGATCGTCGAGGAGTACGGCGCTGACACGGCCCGGCTGTTCATGATGCAGGCCGCCCAGCCCGAACGCGACTTCGACTGGAGCGAGGAGGGCGTTCGATCGACGTACGCCTACCTGAGCCGCCTGACGGAGATGGTCGCCGACATCACAGCGGACGAACCCGACGGCGAGGACGACGCCGTCGCGAGTTACGTCCGAGCCGAAATCGACGCGACCGTCGCCATCGCGAGCGCGGAGTACGACGAACTGACGTTCAACCGAGCGCTCCGGGAGACCCAGGACTTGACGCGAACGCTCCGCCAGTACGCCGCCCACACCGATCCACACGCTGAGACGTACCGCCGGGGCCTGTCGGTCGTCGTCCGTCTGCTCGCGCCCGTCGCTCCCCACCTCGCCGAGGAGCTGTGGGAGGAACTGGGCCAAGACGGACTCGTCGTCGACGCCGAGTGGCCGGCCGCCGAAATCGATCGCGAGCGCGTCACGAAGCGCCGACAGTTGGTCCAGAACACGCGCGAGGACATCCGCGACATCGTCGACGTGGCCGGAATCGAGGACCCCGAGGCGATCGAGGTCGTCGTCGCCCCCGAGTGGAAGTACGACGCCCTCGAGATCGCGATCGAGAGCGACGCCGACAACCTGATCGGCGAACTGATGCAGGAGTCACACATCCGCGAGCAGGGCGACGCCGCCGCGAGCTACGGACAGGACCTGCAGGCCGAACGCGAGGCACTCTCGACGACGCTCGACTCCGAGGCCGAACACGCCGCCCTCGAGTCGGCCGCGTGGCTGATCGAACGCGAGTTCGACGCGCCGGTATCCGTCGTTCACGCTGTGGAGGTCCCAGAGAGCGTCCACAAAAACGCCGAACCGGGCCGACCAGCGATCGAAATCGAGGATTGA
- a CDS encoding alpha/beta hydrolase domain-containing protein, producing MGTLGALSATSLAAGTGSAGSRDEPKSGAGEREPKRPAPKVDGPITGGSATGEPQLSAVPNLSKYGYVEEEYFISGRAHSLESLSGGKRDDASYTTRIVVWRPAHRSTFNGTLLADWPNVSTQVDVPVTWINADDYLMREGYAVAMISAQEVGVQDSAEEMDLVTWDPERYGDLHHPGDDYAFDIFSQAIRTLRGDSKRRKGDPDPMAGLEPKRVLATGVSQSAGFLHSYINAVQEHLGLIDGFLPATAGTIIDEQPVRDDVAPVLWLNSEDEADTKQRPDEGQFRLWEVAGASHVNRWLSAYVEIALARDLEGEAIPWEPAIAGQYGELEDGVYGECEYNYFPMRYAYRSALEHLNEWVKTGEKPTRTPKIQRADDGVARDEYGNAKGGVRLPPIDVPVAEYDAMSCELFGQTHRFDEQTLSKLYPTPHKYLTKMATATDEAVENGYLLPADAADLMRRAKDSPVGHD from the coding sequence TTGGGGACGCTGGGCGCACTTTCGGCGACTTCACTCGCGGCTGGAACCGGAAGTGCGGGCTCCCGCGACGAACCAAAATCAGGTGCAGGCGAGAGGGAACCGAAGAGACCAGCACCGAAAGTCGACGGTCCGATCACCGGGGGGAGTGCAACCGGCGAGCCACAGCTATCGGCCGTTCCCAATCTGTCGAAGTACGGCTACGTCGAGGAGGAATATTTCATCTCCGGCCGTGCTCACAGCCTCGAGTCGCTTTCTGGTGGGAAGCGAGACGACGCGTCGTACACGACCCGGATCGTCGTCTGGCGGCCGGCCCACCGCTCGACGTTCAACGGCACGCTACTGGCCGACTGGCCGAACGTCTCGACGCAGGTCGACGTTCCCGTCACCTGGATCAACGCCGACGACTACCTGATGCGCGAGGGCTATGCGGTCGCAATGATCTCGGCACAGGAGGTCGGCGTACAGGACTCCGCCGAGGAGATGGACCTTGTGACGTGGGACCCCGAGCGCTACGGCGATCTCCACCATCCGGGCGACGACTACGCCTTTGACATCTTTTCGCAGGCGATCCGGACGCTGCGGGGCGACTCGAAGCGCCGAAAGGGGGATCCGGATCCGATGGCCGGCCTCGAGCCGAAGCGCGTGCTGGCGACGGGCGTCTCCCAGTCCGCGGGCTTTCTCCACTCGTATATCAACGCGGTCCAGGAACACCTCGGCCTGATCGACGGCTTCCTGCCCGCAACGGCCGGCACGATCATCGACGAGCAGCCGGTGCGCGACGACGTCGCCCCCGTCTTGTGGCTGAACTCCGAGGACGAGGCCGACACAAAGCAACGGCCCGACGAGGGACAGTTCCGGCTCTGGGAAGTTGCCGGCGCTTCGCACGTCAATCGCTGGCTCTCGGCATACGTCGAGATCGCCCTCGCCCGGGACCTCGAGGGCGAAGCGATCCCGTGGGAGCCAGCCATCGCGGGCCAGTACGGCGAACTCGAGGACGGCGTCTACGGCGAGTGCGAGTACAACTACTTCCCGATGCGCTACGCCTACCGGTCGGCCCTCGAGCACCTAAACGAGTGGGTAAAGACCGGCGAGAAACCGACGAGGACGCCCAAAATCCAGCGGGCGGACGACGGCGTTGCCCGCGACGAGTACGGTAACGCCAAGGGTGGCGTTCGCCTGCCGCCGATCGACGTCCCCGTCGCGGAGTACGACGCGATGAGCTGCGAACTGTTCGGCCAAACGCACCGATTCGACGAGCAGACGCTCTCGAAGCTGTATCCGACGCCTCATAAGTACCTGACAAAAATGGCGACAGCAACCGACGAAGCCGTCGAGAACGGCTATCTGCTTCCGGCGGACGCGGCCGACCTCATGCGCCGCGCAAAGGACTCACCTGTCGGCCACGACTGA
- a CDS encoding Hsp20/alpha crystallin family protein — MRGNPFDEIEEMLDRVSKQVESGMTSGGLQVPGSVPADVVDTGEEYLVTADLPGYDTDDIELTLSEGTLRLEADREEESEASVDGRFLRRERTRTSASRRIRLPEPVEEDEVSAGFENGVLTVRLPKVTGTETSKEIDIE; from the coding sequence ATGCGAGGAAATCCGTTCGACGAAATCGAGGAGATGCTCGACCGCGTCAGCAAACAGGTCGAATCGGGGATGACCAGCGGCGGGTTGCAGGTCCCGGGTTCCGTTCCGGCCGATGTCGTCGATACCGGCGAGGAGTACCTCGTGACGGCCGATCTGCCCGGCTACGACACGGACGATATCGAACTGACGCTCTCGGAGGGAACGCTTCGCCTCGAGGCCGACCGGGAGGAGGAATCTGAGGCGTCCGTCGACGGACGGTTCCTTCGCCGCGAACGGACGCGAACGTCCGCGAGTCGGCGCATCCGCCTGCCGGAGCCCGTCGAAGAAGACGAGGTCTCGGCCGGCTTCGAAAACGGCGTGCTGACCGTTCGACTCCCGAAAGTGACCGGCACCGAGACCTCGAAAGAGATCGACATCGAGTAA
- a CDS encoding peroxiredoxin, with product MPLEDGADAPTVTAQNQDAAEVTLEFEDPTVVYFYPKDDTPGCTVEANQFQRERESYEDAGVDVYGVSVDDVDSHEAFCEQEGLEFDLLADPDAEIAEAFDVALRDSGVTTRTTFVLADGEVKSVYENVDPDGHARDVLFDALEDGLVTLPE from the coding sequence ATGCCACTCGAGGACGGAGCCGACGCGCCGACCGTGACCGCACAGAACCAGGACGCAGCGGAGGTAACCCTCGAGTTCGAGGACCCCACCGTCGTCTACTTCTATCCGAAAGACGACACGCCCGGCTGTACGGTCGAGGCAAACCAGTTCCAGCGCGAGCGCGAGAGCTACGAGGACGCCGGCGTCGACGTCTACGGCGTCTCGGTCGACGACGTCGACTCCCACGAAGCCTTCTGCGAGCAGGAGGGCCTCGAGTTCGACCTGTTGGCCGACCCCGACGCCGAGATCGCCGAGGCGTTCGACGTGGCGTTGCGCGACAGCGGCGTGACGACGCGGACGACGTTCGTCCTCGCCGACGGCGAGGTGAAGTCGGTCTACGAGAACGTCGACCCCGACGGCCACGCGCGGGACGTCCTGTTCGACGCGCTCGAGGACGGACTCGTGACGCTTCCAGAGTAG